A stretch of Oncorhynchus mykiss isolate Arlee chromosome 12, USDA_OmykA_1.1, whole genome shotgun sequence DNA encodes these proteins:
- the LOC110537426 gene encoding nuclear pore complex protein Nup98-Nup96 isoform X4 — translation MFNKSFGAPFGGGTGGFGTSSTFGQQNTGFGATTGGFGASAFGATNNTGGLFGATQNKPGGLFGSSTFSQPVTSSTGSGFGFGTASGTSTSLFGSTNTGGGGGLFSQQSNAFGAAKPASFGTFGTSTANTGGLFGATNSNPFGGASASLFGASGFTQQAAQPGTTVKFNPATGSDTMVKGGVTTSINTKHQCITAMKEYENKSLEELRLEDYQAGRKGPTNPMAAPTGGLFGTAAAATPSTGAAGLFGSSATNTGFSFGQAKTNFGTSTGGFGTATGSLFGQQQQPQQAQQAASLFKPFGQATTTPNTGFSFGNTSTMGQPQQTSTMGGLFGSTAASQAGGLFGNTAQTTPATGFGTGTGLFGQTNTAFGNVGTQSLFGNKTAGFGATTTSASSFGTGTGLFGNKSALNLGTGTNPSNFGFGPTAAGGSLFGNKTAAGGLGTGLGAGFGAAVGTGQMSLFGNNKTLGSTLGTIGAFGPQGFSTGTSTLGFGAQQQPVALTDPNAAAAQQAVLQQQINALAYSPFGDSPLFRNPLSDPKKKEERLKPTNPAAQKALTTPTHYKLTPRPATRVRPKALTSSGSSKSQLFDGLDDDEPSLTNGAFMPRKSIKKLVLKNLNGSSLYSSPINRDTDDLASPPEYPLNGLSASVDEDDYVREVVEGGAEDDLEINKFYTKPSLQDTISELNAHRVGARGRNGLEVSSEDISLGEDSIQEEREEEVQEVPPHPAGIVLCRVGYYTIPAMDELAKMVDENGVCVVENFTVGRKGYGSVFFHGEVNATGLNLDEIVHFRRKEVIVYPDDKNKPAEGEGLNRRAEVTLDGVWPNDKTTCTQIKNPERLSEMNYEGRLENASRKQGARFLEYRPETGSWVFEVAHFSKYGLQDSDEDEEVPLKVDPKKLKTATTLPPGLQQLPPSQQQVAPQAQSTAVLELLSRMSEVDSDMADITQDAPGESMLEEVGESGMGEDKGSRLGTVTPTEHNPVSASSQIASSMGINPHTLQIMKASLFAEDDDGDMFLEQGGMKSSLDRASPRILLPGTQGRPSIGGLLQTRFSGAGLFPQLPDVPFGGGLPGRLSMSRPSAVVPEPSRLSPWPSLGPSFLLPAPAAEATVRTVGARRLGGPVAPENSVTLGKGRLLMDAALFTGRSFRVGWGPGWTLVHCGDRLSGAGDKEQDQGDAGAGGFGFLPKHAKSKLLSDSPFKVVIEQVVGLEPRDSEASQAVYQRPLEIGLKHSTISTEGACPFIQPQSGVAALHEYVEWITDLNQEAGAGDGVLAHWTLVWTLCEALWGRLGTTEPEPGTSGYLQQLERRRSFSAWLSHSATQRIEQEVGLSHGGGHVEAIFSYLTGHRISDACRLAQKSGDHRLSLLLSQAVGSQYGRELLALQLGDWNRMQTDSFLQEERLRIFALLAGKPVWQSTDCVVNVCSELDWKRCVAVHLWYMLPPTASIADALAKYEAAFQGSAEGQKYACAPLPPYLDQSVPLDMEEEESKRPLYDICFHLLKLYSDRHYSLQELLDPLTVTWERLDYRLSWHLWSVLQALHYTHLSPARQGLIHTSYAAQLESAGLWDMAIYVLLHISEDMLRERAVREMLQLHCPLLETEESAQKERFLTERLLIPEQWLHLAKATRARRETDRHREALHLYRAGHWNLCHRLVIQHLASDCIINDNHEYLLEFLEGLAVPERCAVIQDWDTAGRVYLDYIRVIQTLHAIQQMDSAGYKLERLHTEVTSLCSRIELLPCSTAKDRLAQSEMAKRVANILRVVLSLQQGGEGGEIPLSQLAPHIGRLPMPEDYALEELRSLTQSYLRQLIVS, via the exons ATGTTCAACAAGTCATTTGGTGCTCCTTTCGGGGGAGGGACCGGAGGATTTGGAACTTCATCCACGTTTGGACAACAAA ACACTGGCTTTGGTGCGACGACAGGTGGCTTCGGGGCCTCAGCATTTGGGGCGACCAACAACACTGGAGGACTCTTTGGTGCGACGCAGAATAAACCAG GTGGCCTGTTTGGTTCCAGTACGTTCAGCCAGCCCGTAACGTCGTCCACCGGTAGCGGCTTTGGGTTTGGCACGGCCAGCGGCACGTCCACTAGCCTGTTCGGCAGCACCAACACGGGCGGCGGTGGAGGACTCTTCTCCCAGCAGAGCAATGCTTTCGGAGCCGCCAAACCAGCCTCCTTTGGCA CGTTTGGCACGAGCACGGCCAACACCGGGGGGCTGTTTGGGGCGACCAACTCCAACCCCTTCGGAGGGGCGTCTGCCTCCCTGTTCGGAGCTTCAGGGTTCACCCAGCAAGCCGCTCAGCCAGGCACCACTGTCAAGTTCAAC CCTGCAACAGGAAGTGACACCATGGTGAAAGGGGGTGTGACCACGAGCATTAACACCAAGCACCAGTGCATCACGGCCATGAAGGAGTATGAGAACAAGTCACTGGAG GAGCTGAGGTTGGAGGACTACCAGGCAGGAAGGAAGGGGCCCACTAACCCCATGGCTGCACCAACGGGGGGTCTCTTTGGGACTGCGGCCGCAGCCACCCCCAGTACGGGGGCTGCAGGGCTGTTTGGCTCCTCGGCCACCAACACAGGCTTCTCCTTCGGCCAGGCCAAAACCAACTTCGGCACCA GTACTGGTGGGTTTGGTACAGCCACAGGCAGTCTGTTTGGCCAGCAGCAACAGCCCCAGCAGGCCCAGCAGGCAGCCAGCCTGTTCAAGCCCTTCGGTCAGGCCACAACCACACCCAACACAGGATTCTCCTTCGGCAACACCAGCACCATGGGCCAGCCCCAACAAACCAGCACCATG ggGGGTCTGTTTGGGAGCACCGCGGCGTCCCAGGCAGGGGGGTTGTTTGGAAACACAGCTCAGACCACACCAGCCACAGGCTTTGGGACAGGCACCGGTCTCTTCGGACAAACCAACACCGCCTTCGGGAACGTCGGCACACAG AGCTTGTTTGGTAATAAGACGGCAGGGTTTGGCGCCACCACCACCAGCGCCTCGTCGTTTGGCACAGGCACCGGCCTCTTTGGTAACAAATCCGCCCTCAACCTCGGAACAGGCACCAACCCATCTAACTTTG GTTTTGGACCCACTGCTGCTGGCGGAAGCCTCTTTGGGAACAAGACGGCAGCAGGAGGACTGGGGACCGGACTGGGAGCCGGCTTTGGAGCAG CGGTGGGCACTGGGCAGATGTCTCTGTTTGGGAATAACAAGACACTGGGTTCCACTCTGGGAACAATAGGAGCGTTTGGACCGCAGGGATTCAGCACAGGAACCAGCACTCTGGGCTTCGGAGCACAACAACAGCCTGTTG cgcTGACGGACCCTAACGCGGCGGCGGCCCAGCAGGCAGTGCTGCAGCAGCAGATCAATGCTCTGGCCTACTCCCCCTTTGGTGACTCCCCCCTCTTCAGAAACCCCCTCTCTGACCCCAAAAAGAAGGAGGAGCGTCTAAAGCCCACCAATCCGGCAGCCCAGAAGGCGTTGACCACGCCCACTCACTACAAGCTGACGCCGCGGCCTGCGACACGTGTGCGGCCCAAAGCTCTGACATCTTCGGGCTCCTCCAAGTCTCAGCTGTTTGACGGGCTGGATGATGATGAGCCTTCTCTCACCAATGGAGCCTTCATGCCCAG GAAGAGCATCAAGAAGCTGGTGCTGAAGAACCTGAATGGCAGCAGCCTGTACAGCAGCCCAATCAACAGAGacacagatgacctggcatcTCCACCGGAGTACCCCCTCAACGGACTCAG TGCCAGTGTGGACGAGGATGATTATgtgagggaggtggtggagggaggggccGAGGATGACCTGGAGATCAACAAGTTCTACACCAAGCCCAGCCTGCAGGACACCATCTCAGAGCTCAATGCCCATAGGGTGGGGGCCAGGGGCAGGAATGGCCTGGAG GTGAGCAGCGAGGACATATCGCTGGGAGAGGACTCCATACAggaggagcgagaggaggaggTGCAGGAGGTTCCCCCACACCCTGCAGGTATCGTTCTGTGCCGTGTGGGCTACTATACCATCCCTGCCATGGATGAGCTGGCCAAGATGGTGGACGAGAACGGCGTGTGTGTGGTGGAGAACTTCACCGTGGGCAGAAAAG GTTACGGCTCAGTGTTTTTCCATGGCGAGGTGAATGCGACTGGGCTGAACCTGGATGAGATTGTTCACTTCAGACGCAAAGAGGTTATCGTCTACCCCGACGACAAGAACAAGCCTGCTGAGGGGGAGGGGCTCAACAG gCGAGCGGAGGTGACTCTGGATGGGGTGTGGCCTAATGACAAGACCACTTGTACTCAGATAAAGAACCCTGAGCGTCTGTCTGAGATGAACTACGAGGGCCGTCTGGAGAATGCCTCACGCAAACAGGGCGCCCGCTTCCTTGAGTACCGCCCCGAGACCGGCTCCTGGGTGTTTGAA gtGGCCCACTTCTCTAAGTATGGCCTGCAGGACTCtgatgaggatgaggaagtgCCTCTCAAAGTGGACCCCAAGAAGCTGAAGACGGCCACAACACTTCCCCCGGGGCTGCAGCAGCTTCCTCCCTCCCAGCAGCAGGTGGCGCCACAGGCTCAG TCCACGGCTGTGCTGGAGCTGCTGAGCCGCATGTCTGAGGTTGACAGTGACATGGCCGACATTACCCAGGATGCCCCAGGGGAGAGCATGTTGGAGGAGGTTGGGGAGAGCGGCATGGGGGAGGATAAGGGCAGTCGGCTGGGTACTGTGACCCCCacagaacacaaccctgtctctgcatccagtcaGATTGCCTCCTCGATGGGAATCAACCCTCACACTCTCCAG ATCATGAAGGCATCTCTGTTTgctgaggatgatgatggtgacaTGTTCCTTGAGCAGGGAGGGATGAAGAGCTCTCTAGACAGGGCCTCCCCGCGCATCCTCCTGCCTGGCACTCAGGGCAGGCCCTCCA tcgGTGGTCTCTTGCAGACTCGTTTCAGCGGGGCAGGTCTCTTCCCTCAGCTCCCTGACGTGCCCTTTGGAGGGGGCCTTCCCGGGAGGCTGTCCATGTCTCGGCCGTCCGCGGTGGTTCCTGAGCCCTCGCGGCTCTCCCCCTGGCCCTCGCTGGGGCCCTCTTTCCTGCTGCCGGCCCCAGCGGCAGAGGCCACTGTACGGACGGTGGGGGCTCGACGCCTGGGGGGCCCTGTGGCCCCAGAGAACTCAGTCACACTGGGGAAG GGCCGTCTGCTGATGGATGCAGCTCTGTTCACGGGCCGGTCGTTCCGGGTTGGCTGGGGTCCAGGCTGGACTCTGGTCCACTGTGGAGACCGGCTGAGTGGGGCTGGGGACAAGGAGCAGGACCAGGGAGACGCAGGAGCTGGAGGTTTTGGATTTTTGCCTAAACATGCCAAGAGCAAACT ACTCTCAGACAGTCCGTTCAAGGTGGTGATCGAGCAGGTGGTTGGTCTGGAGCCGCGGGACAGTGAGGCGAGCCAGGCGGTGTACCAGCGGCCCCTGGAGATTGGGCTGAAGCAcagcaccatcagtacagagGGTGCCTGCCCCTTCATCCAGCCCCAGAGTGGGGTGGCCGCCTTGCACGAGTACGTGGAGTGGATCACTGACCTCAACCAGGAGGCTGGTGCCGGAGACG gggTCCTGGCTCACTGGACTCTGGTGTGGACTCTGTGTGAGGCCCTGTGGGGTCGGCTGGGTACGACAGAGCCAGAGCCTGGTACCAGCGGCTACCTGCAgcagctggagaggaggaggagcttcTCAGCCTGGCTGTCCCACAGCGCCACCCAGAGGATCGAGCAGGAGGTGGGCCTGAGCCATGGGGGAGGACACGTGGAGGCCATCTTCAGCTACCTCACTGGACACCGCATCAGTGACGCCTGCAGGCTGGCTCAGAagagtg GGGACCACCGCCTCTCCCTGCTGCTGTCCCAGGCGGTGGGCTCTCAGTACGGCCGGGAGCTGCTGGCGCTGCAGCTTGGCGATTGGAACAGAATGCAGACAGACTCATTTCTGCAGGAGGAGAGGCTACGCATCTTCGCCCTGCTCGCCGGGAAACCT GTGTGGCAGTCTACAGACTGTGTGGTGAATGTGTGTTCAGAGCTGGACTGGAAGCGTTGCGTGGCGGTTCACCTGTGGTACATGCTTCCTCCCACCGCCTCCATCGCTGACGCCCTGGCCAAGTACGAAGCCGCCTTCCAAGGCTCTGCAGAGGGTCAGAAGTACGCCTGCGCCCCCCTGCCCCCCTACCTTGACCAATCAGTCCCGCTGGACATGGAGGAAGAAGAGTCTAAACGGCCACTCTACGACATCTGTTTCCACCTGCTCAAACTATACAGCGACAg ACACTACAGCCTGCAGGAGTTGTTGGACCCGCTGACGGTGACGTGGGAGCGTCTGGACTACCGTCTGAGCTGGCACCTGTGGTCGGTCCTGCAGGCGCTGCACTACACACACCTGAGCCCCGCCCGACAGGGCCTCATACACACCAGCTACGCTGCCCAGCTGGAGAGCGCTGGCCTCTGGGACATGGCCATCTATGTACTGCTGCACATATCTGAGGACAT gctccgtGAGCGTGCGGTGAGGGAGATGCTCCAGCTGCACTGCCCTTTGCTGGAGACGGAGGAGTCTGCCCAGAAAGAGCGCTTCCTCACAGAAAGACTGCTGATCCCAGAACAGTGGCTCCACCTGGCCAAAGCTACTAGAgccagaagagagacagacagacacagagaggccCTGCACCTGTACAGAGCAGGCCACTGGAACCTCTGCCACAGGCTGGTCATACAACACCTAGCCTCAG ATTGTATCATCAATGATAACCATGAGTACCTGTTGGAGTTCTTGGAGGGGCTGGCTGTTCCAGAGCGCTGTGCTGTGATCCAGGACTGGGACACGGCAGGCAGAGTCTACCTGGACTACATCAGAGTCATACAGACCTTACACGCCATACAACAG ATGGACAGTGCTGGTTATAAGCTGGAACGTCTACACACCGAGGTGACATCACTCTGCAGCAGGATAGAGCTCCTCCCCTGCTCCACCGCCAAGGACCGCCTCGCCCAATCAG agATGGCCAAGCGTGTGGCTAACATCCTGCGTGTGGTGTTGAGTCTGCAGCAGGGTGGTGAGGGTGGCGAGATCCCCTTGTCCCAGCTAGCGCCCCACATCGGCCGTCTGCCCATGCCTGAGGACTATGCCCTCGAGGAGCTCCGCAGCCTCACCCAATCATACCTGAGACAGCTCATTGTCAGCTAA
- the LOC110537426 gene encoding nuclear pore complex protein Nup98-Nup96 isoform X6 codes for MFNKSFGAPFGGGTGGFGTSSTFGQQNTGFGATTGGFGASAFGATNNTGGLFGATQNKPVVTANPQQIHTGAGRGAFGTSTANTGGLFGATNSNPFGGASASLFGASGFTQQAAQPGTTVKFNPATGSDTMVKGGVTTSINTKHQCITAMKEYENKSLEELRLEDYQAGRKGPTNPMAAPTGGLFGTAAAATPSTGAAGLFGSSATNTGFSFGQAKTNFGTSTGGFGTATGSLFGQQQQPQQAQQAASLFKPFGQATTTPNTGFSFGNTSTMGQPQQTSTMGGLFGSTAASQAGGLFGNTAQTTPATGFGTGTGLFGQTNTAFGNVGTQQSLFGNKTAGFGATTTSASSFGTGTGLFGNKSALNLGTGTNPSNFGFGPTAAGGSLFGNKTAAGGLGTGLGAGFGAAVGTGQMSLFGNNKTLGSTLGTIGAFGPQGFSTGTSTLGFGAQQQPVALTDPNAAAAQQAVLQQQINALAYSPFGDSPLFRNPLSDPKKKEERLKPTNPAAQKALTTPTHYKLTPRPATRVRPKALTSSGSSKSQLFDGLDDDEPSLTNGAFMPRKSIKKLVLKNLNGSSLYSSPINRDTDDLASPPEYPLNGLSASVDEDDYVREVVEGGAEDDLEINKFYTKPSLQDTISELNAHRVGARGRNGLEVSSEDISLGEDSIQEEREEEVQEVPPHPAGIVLCRVGYYTIPAMDELAKMVDENGVCVVENFTVGRKGYGSVFFHGEVNATGLNLDEIVHFRRKEVIVYPDDKNKPAEGEGLNRRAEVTLDGVWPNDKTTCTQIKNPERLSEMNYEGRLENASRKQGARFLEYRPETGSWVFEVAHFSKYGLQDSDEDEEVPLKVDPKKLKTATTLPPGLQQLPPSQQQVAPQAQSTAVLELLSRMSEVDSDMADITQDAPGESMLEEVGESGMGEDKGSRLGTVTPTEHNPVSASSQIASSMGINPHTLQIMKASLFAEDDDGDMFLEQGGMKSSLDRASPRILLPGTQGRPSIGGLLQTRFSGAGLFPQLPDVPFGGGLPGRLSMSRPSAVVPEPSRLSPWPSLGPSFLLPAPAAEATVRTVGARRLGGPVAPENSVTLGKGRLLMDAALFTGRSFRVGWGPGWTLVHCGDRLSGAGDKEQDQGDAGAGGFGFLPKHAKSKLLSDSPFKVVIEQVVGLEPRDSEASQAVYQRPLEIGLKHSTISTEGACPFIQPQSGVAALHEYVEWITDLNQEAGAGDGVLAHWTLVWTLCEALWGRLGTTEPEPGTSGYLQQLERRRSFSAWLSHSATQRIEQEVGLSHGGGHVEAIFSYLTGHRISDACRLAQKSGDHRLSLLLSQAVGSQYGRELLALQLGDWNRMQTDSFLQEERLRIFALLAGKPVWQSTDCVVNVCSELDWKRCVAVHLWYMLPPTASIADALAKYEAAFQGSAEGQKYACAPLPPYLDQSVPLDMEEEESKRPLYDICFHLLKLYSDRHYSLQELLDPLTVTWERLDYRLSWHLWSVLQALHYTHLSPARQGLIHTSYAAQLESAGLWDMAIYVLLHISEDMLRERAVREMLQLHCPLLETEESAQKERFLTERLLIPEQWLHLAKATRARRETDRHREALHLYRAGHWNLCHRLVIQHLASDCIINDNHEYLLEFLEGLAVPERCAVIQDWDTAGRVYLDYIRVIQTLHAIQQMDSAGYKLERLHTEVTSLCSRIELLPCSTAKDRLAQSEMAKRVANILRVVLSLQQGGEGGEIPLSQLAPHIGRLPMPEDYALEELRSLTQSYLRQLIVS; via the exons ATGTTCAACAAGTCATTTGGTGCTCCTTTCGGGGGAGGGACCGGAGGATTTGGAACTTCATCCACGTTTGGACAACAAA ACACTGGCTTTGGTGCGACGACAGGTGGCTTCGGGGCCTCAGCATTTGGGGCGACCAACAACACTGGAGGACTCTTTGGTGCGACGCAGAATAAACCAG TGGTGACAGCCAATCCTCAACAAATCCACACTGGTGCAGGTAGAGGAG CGTTTGGCACGAGCACGGCCAACACCGGGGGGCTGTTTGGGGCGACCAACTCCAACCCCTTCGGAGGGGCGTCTGCCTCCCTGTTCGGAGCTTCAGGGTTCACCCAGCAAGCCGCTCAGCCAGGCACCACTGTCAAGTTCAAC CCTGCAACAGGAAGTGACACCATGGTGAAAGGGGGTGTGACCACGAGCATTAACACCAAGCACCAGTGCATCACGGCCATGAAGGAGTATGAGAACAAGTCACTGGAG GAGCTGAGGTTGGAGGACTACCAGGCAGGAAGGAAGGGGCCCACTAACCCCATGGCTGCACCAACGGGGGGTCTCTTTGGGACTGCGGCCGCAGCCACCCCCAGTACGGGGGCTGCAGGGCTGTTTGGCTCCTCGGCCACCAACACAGGCTTCTCCTTCGGCCAGGCCAAAACCAACTTCGGCACCA GTACTGGTGGGTTTGGTACAGCCACAGGCAGTCTGTTTGGCCAGCAGCAACAGCCCCAGCAGGCCCAGCAGGCAGCCAGCCTGTTCAAGCCCTTCGGTCAGGCCACAACCACACCCAACACAGGATTCTCCTTCGGCAACACCAGCACCATGGGCCAGCCCCAACAAACCAGCACCATG ggGGGTCTGTTTGGGAGCACCGCGGCGTCCCAGGCAGGGGGGTTGTTTGGAAACACAGCTCAGACCACACCAGCCACAGGCTTTGGGACAGGCACCGGTCTCTTCGGACAAACCAACACCGCCTTCGGGAACGTCGGCACACAG CAGAGCTTGTTTGGTAATAAGACGGCAGGGTTTGGCGCCACCACCACCAGCGCCTCGTCGTTTGGCACAGGCACCGGCCTCTTTGGTAACAAATCCGCCCTCAACCTCGGAACAGGCACCAACCCATCTAACTTTG GTTTTGGACCCACTGCTGCTGGCGGAAGCCTCTTTGGGAACAAGACGGCAGCAGGAGGACTGGGGACCGGACTGGGAGCCGGCTTTGGAGCAG CGGTGGGCACTGGGCAGATGTCTCTGTTTGGGAATAACAAGACACTGGGTTCCACTCTGGGAACAATAGGAGCGTTTGGACCGCAGGGATTCAGCACAGGAACCAGCACTCTGGGCTTCGGAGCACAACAACAGCCTGTTG cgcTGACGGACCCTAACGCGGCGGCGGCCCAGCAGGCAGTGCTGCAGCAGCAGATCAATGCTCTGGCCTACTCCCCCTTTGGTGACTCCCCCCTCTTCAGAAACCCCCTCTCTGACCCCAAAAAGAAGGAGGAGCGTCTAAAGCCCACCAATCCGGCAGCCCAGAAGGCGTTGACCACGCCCACTCACTACAAGCTGACGCCGCGGCCTGCGACACGTGTGCGGCCCAAAGCTCTGACATCTTCGGGCTCCTCCAAGTCTCAGCTGTTTGACGGGCTGGATGATGATGAGCCTTCTCTCACCAATGGAGCCTTCATGCCCAG GAAGAGCATCAAGAAGCTGGTGCTGAAGAACCTGAATGGCAGCAGCCTGTACAGCAGCCCAATCAACAGAGacacagatgacctggcatcTCCACCGGAGTACCCCCTCAACGGACTCAG TGCCAGTGTGGACGAGGATGATTATgtgagggaggtggtggagggaggggccGAGGATGACCTGGAGATCAACAAGTTCTACACCAAGCCCAGCCTGCAGGACACCATCTCAGAGCTCAATGCCCATAGGGTGGGGGCCAGGGGCAGGAATGGCCTGGAG GTGAGCAGCGAGGACATATCGCTGGGAGAGGACTCCATACAggaggagcgagaggaggaggTGCAGGAGGTTCCCCCACACCCTGCAGGTATCGTTCTGTGCCGTGTGGGCTACTATACCATCCCTGCCATGGATGAGCTGGCCAAGATGGTGGACGAGAACGGCGTGTGTGTGGTGGAGAACTTCACCGTGGGCAGAAAAG GTTACGGCTCAGTGTTTTTCCATGGCGAGGTGAATGCGACTGGGCTGAACCTGGATGAGATTGTTCACTTCAGACGCAAAGAGGTTATCGTCTACCCCGACGACAAGAACAAGCCTGCTGAGGGGGAGGGGCTCAACAG gCGAGCGGAGGTGACTCTGGATGGGGTGTGGCCTAATGACAAGACCACTTGTACTCAGATAAAGAACCCTGAGCGTCTGTCTGAGATGAACTACGAGGGCCGTCTGGAGAATGCCTCACGCAAACAGGGCGCCCGCTTCCTTGAGTACCGCCCCGAGACCGGCTCCTGGGTGTTTGAA gtGGCCCACTTCTCTAAGTATGGCCTGCAGGACTCtgatgaggatgaggaagtgCCTCTCAAAGTGGACCCCAAGAAGCTGAAGACGGCCACAACACTTCCCCCGGGGCTGCAGCAGCTTCCTCCCTCCCAGCAGCAGGTGGCGCCACAGGCTCAG TCCACGGCTGTGCTGGAGCTGCTGAGCCGCATGTCTGAGGTTGACAGTGACATGGCCGACATTACCCAGGATGCCCCAGGGGAGAGCATGTTGGAGGAGGTTGGGGAGAGCGGCATGGGGGAGGATAAGGGCAGTCGGCTGGGTACTGTGACCCCCacagaacacaaccctgtctctgcatccagtcaGATTGCCTCCTCGATGGGAATCAACCCTCACACTCTCCAG ATCATGAAGGCATCTCTGTTTgctgaggatgatgatggtgacaTGTTCCTTGAGCAGGGAGGGATGAAGAGCTCTCTAGACAGGGCCTCCCCGCGCATCCTCCTGCCTGGCACTCAGGGCAGGCCCTCCA tcgGTGGTCTCTTGCAGACTCGTTTCAGCGGGGCAGGTCTCTTCCCTCAGCTCCCTGACGTGCCCTTTGGAGGGGGCCTTCCCGGGAGGCTGTCCATGTCTCGGCCGTCCGCGGTGGTTCCTGAGCCCTCGCGGCTCTCCCCCTGGCCCTCGCTGGGGCCCTCTTTCCTGCTGCCGGCCCCAGCGGCAGAGGCCACTGTACGGACGGTGGGGGCTCGACGCCTGGGGGGCCCTGTGGCCCCAGAGAACTCAGTCACACTGGGGAAG GGCCGTCTGCTGATGGATGCAGCTCTGTTCACGGGCCGGTCGTTCCGGGTTGGCTGGGGTCCAGGCTGGACTCTGGTCCACTGTGGAGACCGGCTGAGTGGGGCTGGGGACAAGGAGCAGGACCAGGGAGACGCAGGAGCTGGAGGTTTTGGATTTTTGCCTAAACATGCCAAGAGCAAACT ACTCTCAGACAGTCCGTTCAAGGTGGTGATCGAGCAGGTGGTTGGTCTGGAGCCGCGGGACAGTGAGGCGAGCCAGGCGGTGTACCAGCGGCCCCTGGAGATTGGGCTGAAGCAcagcaccatcagtacagagGGTGCCTGCCCCTTCATCCAGCCCCAGAGTGGGGTGGCCGCCTTGCACGAGTACGTGGAGTGGATCACTGACCTCAACCAGGAGGCTGGTGCCGGAGACG gggTCCTGGCTCACTGGACTCTGGTGTGGACTCTGTGTGAGGCCCTGTGGGGTCGGCTGGGTACGACAGAGCCAGAGCCTGGTACCAGCGGCTACCTGCAgcagctggagaggaggaggagcttcTCAGCCTGGCTGTCCCACAGCGCCACCCAGAGGATCGAGCAGGAGGTGGGCCTGAGCCATGGGGGAGGACACGTGGAGGCCATCTTCAGCTACCTCACTGGACACCGCATCAGTGACGCCTGCAGGCTGGCTCAGAagagtg GGGACCACCGCCTCTCCCTGCTGCTGTCCCAGGCGGTGGGCTCTCAGTACGGCCGGGAGCTGCTGGCGCTGCAGCTTGGCGATTGGAACAGAATGCAGACAGACTCATTTCTGCAGGAGGAGAGGCTACGCATCTTCGCCCTGCTCGCCGGGAAACCT GTGTGGCAGTCTACAGACTGTGTGGTGAATGTGTGTTCAGAGCTGGACTGGAAGCGTTGCGTGGCGGTTCACCTGTGGTACATGCTTCCTCCCACCGCCTCCATCGCTGACGCCCTGGCCAAGTACGAAGCCGCCTTCCAAGGCTCTGCAGAGGGTCAGAAGTACGCCTGCGCCCCCCTGCCCCCCTACCTTGACCAATCAGTCCCGCTGGACATGGAGGAAGAAGAGTCTAAACGGCCACTCTACGACATCTGTTTCCACCTGCTCAAACTATACAGCGACAg ACACTACAGCCTGCAGGAGTTGTTGGACCCGCTGACGGTGACGTGGGAGCGTCTGGACTACCGTCTGAGCTGGCACCTGTGGTCGGTCCTGCAGGCGCTGCACTACACACACCTGAGCCCCGCCCGACAGGGCCTCATACACACCAGCTACGCTGCCCAGCTGGAGAGCGCTGGCCTCTGGGACATGGCCATCTATGTACTGCTGCACATATCTGAGGACAT gctccgtGAGCGTGCGGTGAGGGAGATGCTCCAGCTGCACTGCCCTTTGCTGGAGACGGAGGAGTCTGCCCAGAAAGAGCGCTTCCTCACAGAAAGACTGCTGATCCCAGAACAGTGGCTCCACCTGGCCAAAGCTACTAGAgccagaagagagacagacagacacagagaggccCTGCACCTGTACAGAGCAGGCCACTGGAACCTCTGCCACAGGCTGGTCATACAACACCTAGCCTCAG ATTGTATCATCAATGATAACCATGAGTACCTGTTGGAGTTCTTGGAGGGGCTGGCTGTTCCAGAGCGCTGTGCTGTGATCCAGGACTGGGACACGGCAGGCAGAGTCTACCTGGACTACATCAGAGTCATACAGACCTTACACGCCATACAACAG ATGGACAGTGCTGGTTATAAGCTGGAACGTCTACACACCGAGGTGACATCACTCTGCAGCAGGATAGAGCTCCTCCCCTGCTCCACCGCCAAGGACCGCCTCGCCCAATCAG agATGGCCAAGCGTGTGGCTAACATCCTGCGTGTGGTGTTGAGTCTGCAGCAGGGTGGTGAGGGTGGCGAGATCCCCTTGTCCCAGCTAGCGCCCCACATCGGCCGTCTGCCCATGCCTGAGGACTATGCCCTCGAGGAGCTCCGCAGCCTCACCCAATCATACCTGAGACAGCTCATTGTCAGCTAA